One window of Pseudomonas urmiensis genomic DNA carries:
- a CDS encoding DUF6279 family lipoprotein, giving the protein MLKRLTKALRPILIGLSVVVAVVACSRIDLAYRNLDTLVPWSLGDYLDMNREQKTWLDQRLQQHLAWHCKTQLPGYLDWLDKMREMVARDQVTDQALQQRTAEARQAIARVTEAITPSATELLRGMNDAQVEEMRQAFREDIRERQSKYVETPLPKQIQNRANRMEKRLTPWLGELNAAQRQRVMSWAQALGDQNRQWIANRAHWQQQLVLAMEQRATPNFEPRLAQLLQRKESLWTPEYRAAFQNSELQARSLLVDLMRESSPAQRQYLQERLVKVRTSFSELKCLKG; this is encoded by the coding sequence ATGCTCAAGCGCCTGACCAAAGCCCTGCGCCCTATCTTGATCGGCCTCAGTGTTGTCGTGGCCGTCGTCGCCTGCAGCCGCATCGACCTGGCCTATCGCAACCTCGACACCTTGGTGCCGTGGTCGCTGGGCGACTACCTGGACATGAACCGCGAGCAAAAAACCTGGCTCGACCAGCGCTTGCAGCAGCACCTGGCCTGGCACTGCAAGACCCAACTGCCAGGCTATCTGGACTGGTTGGACAAGATGCGCGAGATGGTCGCCCGTGACCAAGTCACCGATCAAGCCCTGCAGCAGCGCACCGCCGAAGCGCGCCAGGCGATTGCTCGGGTCACCGAGGCGATCACCCCATCGGCCACCGAGCTGCTGCGCGGCATGAACGATGCGCAAGTCGAGGAGATGCGTCAGGCGTTCAGGGAGGATATCCGCGAACGTCAGAGCAAATACGTCGAAACGCCACTACCCAAGCAAATCCAGAACCGCGCCAACCGCATGGAGAAACGCCTGACACCCTGGCTGGGAGAGCTCAACGCGGCCCAACGCCAGCGCGTCATGAGTTGGGCGCAGGCCCTGGGCGACCAGAACCGCCAGTGGATCGCCAACCGCGCCCACTGGCAGCAGCAGTTGGTGCTGGCCATGGAGCAGCGTGCCACGCCCAACTTCGAACCGCGCCTGGCGCAGTTGCTGCAACGTAAGGAAAGTCTGTGGACGCCGGAGTATCGCGCCGCGTTTCAGAACTCCGAGTTGCAAGCGCGTAGCTTGTTGGTCGACTTGATGCGCGAAAGCAGCCCTGCCCAGCGCCAGTACTTACAGGAGCGGTTGGTCAAGGTGCGCACCAGCTTCAGTGAGCTCAAGTGTTTGAAAGGTTAA